A genomic segment from Alistipes senegalensis JC50 encodes:
- a CDS encoding GIY-YIG nuclease family protein, translating into MKSKTKDGFVYVMSNPSMPGLVKIGIARESVEKRKKSLSSPSGVPTPFVIEYACKVTDCKAVEDAFHTAFTRDRINMSREFFRIDPIQAIVLLELMKIEDVTEQATADQPEAKRNPRFDFDKMGIPVGAELVFVRNNNIKATVGENNKVKYNDKILSLSALTQKLTGYIVRPVQYWTYDDRNLLNIYNATYPSKG; encoded by the coding sequence ATGAAAAGTAAAACCAAAGATGGATTCGTCTATGTAATGTCGAATCCATCCATGCCGGGACTGGTAAAAATCGGTATTGCACGGGAAAGCGTCGAAAAACGCAAAAAATCGCTTTCTTCGCCGTCGGGCGTTCCCACTCCGTTCGTGATCGAATATGCTTGTAAGGTCACCGACTGCAAAGCCGTGGAAGATGCATTCCACACGGCATTCACCCGCGACCGAATCAACATGTCGCGCGAATTTTTCCGGATCGACCCCATTCAAGCCATCGTCCTGCTGGAATTGATGAAAATCGAGGATGTGACCGAACAGGCCACCGCCGATCAGCCGGAAGCCAAACGCAATCCCCGGTTTGATTTCGACAAAATGGGCATTCCCGTTGGGGCAGAATTGGTGTTCGTACGCAACAACAACATAAAAGCTACGGTCGGCGAAAACAATAAAGTAAAGTACAATGATAAAATCTTGTCGCTTTCTGCACTTACCCAAAAATTGACCGGCTATATTGTCCGTCCCGTACAATATTGGACATATGACGATCGTAACCTGCTGAATATCTACAACGCGACCTACCCGTCGAAAGGATAG
- a CDS encoding TonB-dependent receptor — MNFYRISFFTLSALAVCGTLNAQDLRGVVRDADKQPLIGASVYWAGTTIGAGTDAQGAFQLHRVKGYDKLVASYLGYINDTIRVENGVDKVEFTLRSEGVALEDVVVEGNLSGNFVKRDGIVKGEMISFAGLCKMACCNLAESFENSASVTVGYSDAISGARQIKMLGLAGTYTQILDENRPIMRGLSAPYGLSYTPGMWLNSIQVSKGVASVTAGHEAITGQINLEHRKPTDDERLFVNLYLDDELRPEANISTAFPVTKDKKLSSVILLHGSTDTDARKMDHNHDHFRDLPKSDQINVANKWLYSADNGTQVRWGWKFVQENRLGGMLDFKNTAAMREDMAQNWDWEAEDKPMPLYGSHIRNRNANGYIKIGMPVGPSVYDPDEQDEMRSNLAFVADFDHFDEDAYFGLNTYEGNQNAAALNLMYNHYFTYRSSLIVGVQAHLDYYRERLVNPTPWIPGTAAGDFDFDRDEQEAGAYAEYTYAVKDKFSIVAGIRGDYNAYYDRFFATPRGHLKWNISSSTTLRASAGLGYRSTNVITDNIGVLATGRKIAFLGDEASGTSDFEKFDRMEKALTVGGSLTQTFSLAGRDNATLSFDYFRTQFYNSVVADQEYDPEAIVFYNTDGRSFTDTYQIDFSWTPVERLDIFATFRYTDSEMTIKRPGGGSARVERPLVSQYKTLLNIQYATKFRRWVFDATAQLNGPARIPTQDGDLANDSYSPRYPMFYAQVSRKVGKFDIYAGCENIADYRQKDPILNAQNPYDYKFNSMNVWGPLMGRKFYVGLRFNLY, encoded by the coding sequence ATGAATTTTTACAGAATCTCATTCTTTACGCTTTCGGCCCTCGCCGTTTGTGGTACGCTGAACGCCCAGGATTTGCGGGGCGTGGTCCGCGATGCGGACAAACAACCTTTGATCGGAGCTTCGGTCTACTGGGCCGGAACGACGATCGGCGCCGGCACCGACGCGCAGGGCGCTTTCCAACTGCACCGGGTGAAGGGCTACGACAAACTCGTAGCCTCCTACCTGGGCTATATCAACGACACGATCCGCGTCGAAAACGGCGTCGATAAGGTCGAATTCACCCTCCGTTCGGAGGGCGTGGCTCTCGAAGATGTCGTGGTCGAAGGGAACCTCAGTGGCAATTTCGTCAAGCGCGACGGCATTGTCAAGGGCGAGATGATCTCGTTCGCGGGTCTCTGCAAGATGGCCTGCTGCAATCTGGCCGAGTCGTTCGAGAACTCGGCGTCGGTGACCGTCGGTTACAGCGACGCCATTTCGGGCGCCCGGCAGATCAAGATGCTGGGGCTGGCCGGGACCTACACCCAGATCCTCGACGAAAACCGTCCGATCATGCGCGGCCTGAGCGCTCCCTACGGCCTGAGCTATACGCCCGGCATGTGGCTCAACTCGATTCAGGTGTCGAAAGGCGTGGCCTCGGTCACGGCGGGCCACGAGGCCATCACGGGGCAGATCAACCTCGAACACCGCAAGCCCACGGACGACGAACGGCTCTTCGTGAACCTCTATCTCGACGACGAGCTGCGTCCCGAGGCCAACATCTCGACGGCGTTTCCCGTGACCAAAGACAAGAAGCTGTCGAGCGTCATCCTGCTCCACGGCTCGACGGACACCGACGCACGGAAGATGGACCACAACCACGACCATTTCCGCGACCTGCCGAAATCCGACCAGATCAACGTGGCCAACAAATGGCTCTACTCGGCGGACAACGGCACGCAGGTGCGCTGGGGCTGGAAATTCGTGCAGGAAAACCGCCTGGGCGGCATGCTCGATTTCAAAAACACCGCCGCCATGCGCGAGGATATGGCGCAGAACTGGGACTGGGAGGCCGAGGACAAACCGATGCCGCTCTACGGATCGCATATCCGCAACCGCAACGCCAACGGCTATATTAAAATAGGTATGCCCGTCGGTCCGTCGGTCTACGACCCCGATGAACAGGACGAGATGCGTTCGAACCTGGCGTTCGTGGCCGACTTCGACCACTTCGACGAGGATGCCTATTTCGGGCTCAACACCTACGAGGGCAATCAGAACGCCGCGGCGCTGAACCTGATGTACAACCACTATTTCACCTACCGTTCGTCGCTGATCGTCGGCGTGCAGGCGCATCTGGACTACTACCGGGAGCGTCTGGTCAACCCGACGCCGTGGATTCCGGGAACGGCGGCGGGCGATTTCGACTTCGACCGCGACGAGCAGGAGGCGGGGGCCTATGCCGAATACACCTATGCCGTCAAGGACAAATTCTCGATCGTGGCGGGCATCCGCGGCGATTACAACGCCTATTACGACCGCTTTTTCGCAACGCCCCGCGGGCATCTGAAGTGGAACATCTCCTCCTCGACGACGCTGCGCGCCTCGGCCGGTCTGGGATACCGCTCGACGAACGTCATCACCGACAATATCGGCGTGCTGGCCACGGGCCGGAAGATCGCGTTCCTCGGCGACGAAGCCTCCGGAACGTCCGATTTCGAGAAGTTCGACCGCATGGAAAAGGCCCTGACCGTCGGCGGAAGCCTGACGCAGACCTTCTCGCTGGCCGGACGCGACAACGCGACGCTGAGCTTCGACTATTTCCGTACGCAGTTCTACAACTCGGTGGTCGCCGATCAGGAGTACGACCCGGAGGCGATCGTCTTTTACAACACCGATGGACGTTCGTTCACCGACACCTATCAGATCGACTTTTCGTGGACGCCCGTCGAGCGGCTCGACATCTTCGCCACGTTCCGCTACACGGACAGCGAAATGACGATCAAGCGTCCCGGCGGCGGCTCGGCCCGCGTGGAACGTCCGCTGGTGAGCCAGTACAAGACGCTGTTGAACATCCAGTATGCCACGAAGTTCCGCCGCTGGGTGTTCGACGCCACGGCGCAGCTGAACGGTCCGGCGCGCATCCCGACGCAGGATGGAGATCTGGCGAACGACAGTTATTCGCCCCGTTACCCGATGTTCTATGCGCAGGTGAGCCGCAAGGTGGGCAAGTTCGACATCTATGCGGGCTGCGAGAACATCGCCGACTACCGGCAGAAGGACCCGATTCTCAATGCGCAGAATCCCTACGACTACAAGTTCAACTCGATGAACGTCTGGGGGCCGCTCATGGGCCGCAAGTTCTATGTCGGGCTGCGGTTCAACCTCTATTGA
- a CDS encoding heavy-metal-associated domain-containing protein: MKKFVLFCLALAMGVGVCAAAGKPAAKKIVTTVFVTDIDCDHCVKKIMNNVPSLGKGIKDVKVDLPKKEVTVVYDGTKNDDANIVKGFASLKVKAEPKKAAAEK, encoded by the coding sequence ATGAAAAAATTCGTATTGTTCTGCCTGGCTCTGGCGATGGGCGTCGGCGTGTGCGCGGCAGCCGGGAAGCCCGCCGCAAAGAAAATCGTGACCACGGTGTTCGTGACCGACATCGACTGCGATCACTGTGTGAAGAAGATCATGAACAACGTTCCGTCGCTCGGCAAGGGCATCAAGGACGTGAAAGTGGACCTGCCCAAAAAGGAGGTCACGGTGGTTTACGACGGCACGAAGAACGACGATGCGAACATCGTGAAAGGCTTCGCATCGCTCAAAGTGAAGGCCGAACCGAAAAAAGCCGCAGCCGAAAAATAG
- a CDS encoding MBL fold metallo-hydrolase: MSILSLFGCGPSKAPEYPSDQLTARDGTRFTITFFKHASLSISAGGKYIYVDPVGANADYAALPKADIVLITHSHYDHLDVAAVEKLLAPDTEILCDRTSAEAFEMNCYTMRPGSIATPRDWVKVEAVAAYNTTPGHLQFHPKEREDCGYILTVGGTRIYIAGDTEPTPEMRALRDIDIAFLPVNQPYTMTVEQAAEAVKALRPAIFYPYHYGEVEEKTDIDRLVRATEGLTEIRVCPME, encoded by the coding sequence ATGTCAATCCTGTCACTCTTCGGATGCGGTCCCTCGAAGGCCCCCGAGTATCCGTCCGACCAGCTCACGGCACGCGACGGCACCCGGTTCACGATCACCTTTTTCAAACACGCCTCGCTGTCAATCTCCGCGGGCGGCAAATACATCTACGTCGATCCCGTCGGCGCCAACGCCGACTACGCCGCGCTGCCGAAGGCCGACATCGTGCTCATCACCCACTCGCACTACGACCACCTCGACGTGGCGGCGGTCGAGAAACTGCTCGCGCCCGACACGGAAATCCTTTGCGACCGCACGTCGGCCGAGGCTTTCGAAATGAACTGCTACACGATGCGCCCGGGCAGCATCGCCACGCCGCGCGACTGGGTGAAGGTCGAGGCCGTGGCGGCCTACAACACCACTCCGGGACACCTGCAATTCCATCCCAAAGAGCGCGAGGACTGCGGCTACATCCTCACCGTCGGCGGCACGCGCATCTACATCGCGGGCGACACGGAGCCGACGCCCGAAATGCGGGCGCTGCGCGACATCGACATCGCGTTCCTGCCCGTGAACCAGCCCTATACGATGACCGTGGAGCAGGCCGCCGAGGCCGTGAAGGCGCTCCGCCCGGCGATCTTCTACCCCTACCACTACGGCGAGGTGGAGGAAAAGACCGACATCGACCGGCTGGTGCGCGCGACCGAGGGGCTGACCGAAATCCGGGTCTGCCCGATGGAATAG